A stretch of the Bacillus sp. B-jedd genome encodes the following:
- the galE gene encoding UDP-glucose 4-epimerase GalE — MPRILVTGGAGYIGSHAAVELLENGYEIVVIDNLSNSSEESIKRVKELTGKDFPFYTSDLLDREALDAIFTEHQFDAVMHFAGLKAVGESVSIPLKYYHNNITGTIFLCEAMEKHNVKKMVFSSSATVYGNPDHVPINETFPLSATNPYGRTKLMIEEILRDLHVSDQSWRIALLRYFNPIGAHKSGRIGENPSGIPNNLMPYITQVAIGKREKLSIFGNDYDTHDGTGVRDYIHVVDLVKGHLKALQYLDSHEGIEAFNLGTGTGYSVLDLVNAFKEASSCEIPYEITDRRPGDIGTCYANPDKAEKILGWKAEKNLTQMCVDSWKWQKENPNGFE, encoded by the coding sequence ATGCCAAGAATTCTTGTTACTGGTGGTGCAGGCTATATCGGAAGCCATGCCGCGGTTGAATTATTAGAAAACGGATATGAAATTGTAGTTATAGACAACCTATCAAACAGCTCAGAAGAATCAATTAAAAGAGTGAAGGAATTGACAGGAAAGGACTTTCCTTTTTATACTTCAGATCTTCTTGATCGGGAAGCGCTAGATGCCATATTCACAGAACACCAATTTGATGCGGTAATGCATTTTGCCGGCTTAAAAGCGGTTGGCGAATCAGTGAGCATCCCATTAAAATACTACCATAATAATATTACAGGCACTATTTTCCTCTGTGAAGCGATGGAAAAACATAACGTTAAAAAAATGGTTTTCAGTTCATCGGCAACAGTTTACGGAAACCCTGACCATGTCCCTATTAATGAGACGTTTCCTTTATCAGCCACAAATCCTTATGGGCGGACGAAACTTATGATTGAGGAAATTCTCAGGGATTTACATGTTTCCGACCAAAGTTGGAGAATTGCGCTTCTACGCTACTTTAACCCCATCGGGGCCCACAAGAGCGGAAGAATTGGTGAAAATCCAAGCGGTATACCGAATAATCTAATGCCTTATATAACACAAGTTGCGATAGGGAAGAGAGAAAAACTTTCGATATTCGGGAATGATTATGATACTCATGATGGCACCGGTGTCAGAGACTACATCCATGTTGTTGACTTAGTTAAAGGGCATTTAAAAGCCCTCCAGTATTTGGATAGTCACGAAGGCATTGAGGCGTTCAATCTTGGAACGGGAACCGGGTATAGTGTTCTTGATCTTGTAAATGCCTTCAAAGAAGCCAGTTCTTGTGAAATACCATATGAAATAACAGACCGGCGCCCGGGAGATATAGGAACTTGCTATGCGAATCCGGACAAGGCAGAAAAGATTCTTGGATGGAAAGCCGAAAAAAACCTAACTCAAATGTGCGTGGATTCCTGGAAGTGGCAAAAAGAAAACCCAAATGGGTTTGAGTGA